The proteins below come from a single Oxyura jamaicensis isolate SHBP4307 breed ruddy duck unplaced genomic scaffold, BPBGC_Ojam_1.0 oxyUn_random_OJ69975, whole genome shotgun sequence genomic window:
- the LOC118159375 gene encoding ATP-dependent RNA helicase DDX25-like isoform X3 — protein MDFNRPSKIQETALPMMLAHPPQNLIAQSQSGTGKTAAFVLAMLSRVNGAEKYPQCLCLAPTYELALQIGQVIEKMGQFCADIRVTYAVQGNRVLPGTMLEEQIVIGTPGTMLDWCFKRRVVNMKRISLFVLDEADVMIDHQGFSYQSIRIQRALPRGCQMLLFSATFKETVWNFAMQIVSNPIIIKLRQEELTLSNIRQYYFVCRNREEKYEALCNIYGSITIGQAMIFCQTRRSADWLSVEMIKDGHQVAMLTAELTIVQRANVIQRFRDGKEKVLITTNVCARGIDVAQVTIVVNFSLPVNQQKQLDFETYLHRIGRTGRFGKKGIAFNMVEKQTTHLVHSIEEHFQTEIKRLDPDDMDALEQLDN, from the exons AGCTTTTGTGTTGGCGATGCTAAGCAGAGTTAATGGTGCTGAGAAGTACCCACAG TGCCTCTGCTTGGCTCCAACCTACGAGCTGGCCCTGCAGATTGGACAAGTGATCGAGAAGATGGGGCAGTTTTGTGCTGACATTAGGGTTACATACGCTGTCCAGGGAAACAGAG TTCTGCCAGGCACCATGCTGGAGGAGCAGATTGTCATCGGGACTCCTGGGACAATGCTGGACTGGTGTTTCAAACGGAGAGTGGTGAATATGAAGAGAATCAGCCTGTTTGTGCTGGATGAAGCTGACGTAATGATCGACCATCAGGGCTTCTCGTACCAAAGCATTCGCATTCAGAG GGCTTTACCTAGGGGCTgccaaatgctgcttttctcgGCAACCTTCAAGGAAACGGTGTGGAATTTTGCAATGCAAATTGTCTCCAACCCCATCATAATAAAGCTCCGTCAGGAAGAGCTCACCCTGAGCAATATCAGGCAGTACTACTTTGTGTGCAGGAACAGAGAGGAGAAGTATGAGGCCCTGTGCAACATCTACGGCAGCATCACCATTGGCCAGGCTATGATATTCTGCCAG ACTCGCAGGAGTGCAGACTGGCTGTCGGTGGAGATGATCAAGGATGGGCACCAGGTCGCCATGCTGACGGCAGAGTTGACCATAGTGCAGAGGGCCAATGTGATTCAGAGATTCCGCGACGGGAAGGAGAAGGTCCTCATCACCACAAACGTCTGTGCTAGAG GGATTGATGTGGCACAAGTCACCATAGTGGTGAACTTCAGCCTCCCTGTTAATCAGCAGAAACAGCTGGATTTTGAGACCTACCTGCACCGCATTGGGCGGACGGGTCGCTTTGGGAAGAAGGGCATTGCCTTCAACATGGTGGAAAAGCAGACCACACACCTCGTTCACAGTATAGAGGAGCATTTCC agacCGAGATCAAGAGGCTTGACCCAGATGACATGGATGCGCTGGAGCAGCTGGACAACTGA